The Cryobacterium sp. SO1 genomic sequence CTCGACGGTGAAGGACAGGTCGTCCACCGCCGTGATCTGGCCGAACCTCTTGGTGATGTTGGTGAATTCGATGACAGCGCCGATCGGCATCCGTGTCCCCTTTGTTGCTTGGTGCCCAGCTTATGGGGAGAACGGGCCGGTCCGCCGGGGTTTTTTCGGCCAGGCCGACAGAATCAGGGCCGAAGGCGGTCAGCGGGGCGCGAACTCGGTGACGGCCGCGAGGAGCGCGTCGATCTCGCCGTCGGTGCTGTACGGGGCCAGGCCGATGCGCAGCGCCCCGGTCTCGCCCAGGCCCAGGTGCCGGGAGGCCTCAAGCGCGTAGAACGAGCCGGAGGGGGCGAGGATCCCGCGCTCGAACAGGAACTCGGTGGCGTCGGCGGCGGGCCGGTGTGCGAATCCCACCAGCACCGTCGGGGTGCGCTCGGCGGAGCGGGAATACACCGTCACCCCGGGCAGGGCGGCCAGTCCGGTCTCCAGCCGGCCGCGGAGGGCATCCTCATGCGCCTCGGCCAGTCGCAGTGAGGTGCGGAGGCGTTCCCGGCGGCTGACGCTGGGGCGCGGTGCCACCCCGGTGGCCAGCTCGCCGAGGCCGGCGAGGAAGTCGACCGCGGCGATGACCCCGGCCAGGGTCTCGTAGGGCAGGGTGCCGAGTTCGAAACGCTCAGGCACCGCATCTGTCGAGGGCAGCAGTTTGTCGGGGTGGATGCCGGCCAGACGCGCCGGGTCGGCCGCGAGCACCCCGCAGTGCGGGCCGAAGAACTTGTACGGCGAGCAGACGAAGAAGTCGGCGCCGAGCGCGGCGAGGTCAACGTATGCGTGCGGCACGTAATGCACGCCATCGACGAAGAGCAGTGCCCCGGCCCGGTGCACCACGGCGGCGATCTCGGCGATCGGCGGCCGGGTGCCGATCAGGTTGGAGGCGGCGGTCACCGCGACGAGGCGGGTGCGGTCGGTGAGTACCGCGGCCACTGCGGCCGCGGGCAGTTCCCCGGTGGCGGGGTCGAAGTCCGCCCAGACCACTGTTGCACCCGCGTGACCGGCGGCCTGCAGCCACGGGCGGATGTTGGCGTCGTGGTCGAGCCGCGACACCACGATCTCGTCGCCGGGGCCCCAGTCCCGGGCGAGGTGGCGGGAGAAGTCGTAGGTGAGTTGGGTGGCGCTGCGCCCGTAGACGATGCCGAGCGGGTCGGCGCCGAGAAGGTCGGCCATCGCCGAACGAAACCCGGTGACGGCGTCGTCGGCGTTTCGCTCGGAGAGGCTGCGGCGACCGCGGATGGACAGCGGGCCGGTGAGGGTGTCGAGAATCGCCTGCCCCACGCTCCGCGGGGTCTGCGTGCCGCCCGGACTGTCGAAGTGCACGGTTCCGGCGGACAGTGCGGGAAAGTGGGCGCGGATCGATTCGACGTCGTAGGTCACCCCGCCATCCAAGCATTGATCCGCCGGACACCCACCCCGCACGCCGGCACCGAACTACGATGGCGCCATGCCAGAGATCGCGGCGGGGCCATCCGGTCGTCGGCGCGTCTCGCCCGGGGCCGTTGTCGACTCGTTCTTCTTCGTGCTGGCCGGATTCGCGTCGGTGTGGCTGGCGGTGCTGCTGGCCACCGAGAGCCTGGCCCTGGGCTGGGGGCTGCTCTGGTTCGCGGTACTTTTCTGGGCGCTGCTGGCCTACCTGGTCTTGCCGAGGCTGCACCGCATCCTCACCAGGCTCTACGTGCCCGATTACTTCATCGGCCGCACCCGCACGAGCGACGGCCTGCTCGGCGACCCGGTCAACCTCGCGGTCACCGGTAGCGCCGAGCAGCTGCACGCGGCGCTCGCCGCGGCGGGCTGGATCCGAGCGGACGACGTGACGCTGGCCTCGAGCTGGCGCATCGTGACGGCAACGGTGCGCCGGCGCAGTTACCTGCAGGCGCCGGTGAGTCCGCTGCTGCTCTTTGAGAGGGTGCAGGACTTCGCCTACCAGCAGGAGGTGGCGGACAATCCGGCCAAACGCCACCACGTGCGCTTCTGGCGCTGTCCAGACGGGTGGATGCTGCCCGGCGGGCACCGGGTGGATTGGCTGGCGGCCGGCACGTTCGACCGGTCGGTGGGGTTGAGTCTGTTCACGCTGCAGGTCACCCACAAGATCGACGAGCACACCGACATCGACCGCGACCACATCGTGGCCAGCATCCGCCAGGCGGCGCCGGAGACCCGCATCGTGCTGCTGCGGGACTTCGCCACCGGCTATCACTCCCGCAACGGCGGCGGCGACAGCATCCAGACGGATGGAGATCTGCCGGTGATCGACCTACGCGGAATGCCGCCGGCCGGAGACCGGACCGGCGAACCTGAGCCCGGAACGCCGGCGCGCGGCGAGCCCGGCGCCGTCATCGAGCTCACCGGGCTGTCGTGACGACCTCCGGAGCCCCCGCCGGGATCAGGCGCCCCGCCTCGGTGGTCGGCGGGGTGCTCCTGATGTGCGCCCGGGTCGTGTCCGGCGGGTTCGTCATCTTCACGGTCGTTGTTTCCTGGGACACCTTCGCCGCCACGATCGTGCTGGATGGCCAGAAGCCCGGGTCGCAGACCGCGGGTGTGGTGCTGGGCTCGATTCTGGCGGTGTACGGGGTGTACCTGTTGCTCTACCTGGGCCTGGCCGGGCTGGTGTTCACCGGCCGCAACTGGGCCCGGGTGGTGGCAATGTCGTTCGCCTCGGTGAGCATCCTGATCTCGTTCGCGGACTATTCCCTGAACGGCGCCCAGATCACCCTGCGCACCTCGTTGGTGAGCGTCACGATCGACATCCTGATCCTGCTGGCGCTCTCGAGCACGAAGGCGCGCCACTACGCCAGGGCCGCCAGGGCGGAGCGATGAACCGGGACAGCCGGCGAACTCGACCGGGTCGGGCCGATCCGCAAGCCGGTGTTCGGGCCGTCGATTCGGGGAGGTCAGGAACCGGTGCTGACGAGCGGGGCGGCGGTCGTCGCGGCGCTCGCCGCGGCGCTCGCCGGAGTGAGCACGCTGCGGCGGGTGGCGGCGACGATCATCACGATCGCCGCGGCCGCGGTGATCGCGGCTCCTGCCCAGAGCGGTGACGTGTAGCCCAGGCCCACGCTGATGGTGATGCCGCCGATCCAGGCGCCGAGGGCGTTGCCCACGTTGAACGCGGCGATGTTGGCGCTCGAGGCCAGGGTCGGCGCGGTGTCGGCGTAGAGCATGATGCGGGTCTGCAGGCCGGGAACGGTGCCGAAGCCGAACCCGCCCATCAGCACCAGCGCGATCACGGTCGCGACGGGGTTCGCGGCGGTGAGGGCGAACAGGACCATCACCACGGTGAGTCCGATCAGCAGCACCACCAGGGTGAGGTCGAGCCGCCGGTCCGCGGCCTTGCCGCCGAGGATGTTGCCCACGAACAGGCCGGCGCCGAAGACCACGAGCAGCCACGGCACGGCCGCGCTGGAGAATCCGCTCACCTCGGTGAGCGTGTAGGCGATGTACGTGAAGGCACCGAACATGCCGCCGAAGCCGAGCACGGTGACCACCAGCGAGAGCCAGACCTGGCCCGACCTGAACGCACGCAGCTCGCCGCGCAGGTTGCTCACGTGCGCGGTGTCATCGGTCGCGCGGGGCACCAGCGCCACGATGCCGGCCAGGGCGATGACGCCGATCGCGGTGATGGCCCAGAAGGTGGCCCGCCAGCCGAAGCTCTGGCCGATGAAGGTGCCGAACGGCACCCCGAGCACGTTGGCGAGGGTGAGGCCGGTGAACATGATGGCGATGGCGCCGGACTTTTTGCTCGCCGGCACCAGGCTGGCCGCGACGACAGCGCCGATGCCGAAGAAGGCGCCGTGGCAGAGGGCCGCGATGATGCGGCCGAGCAGCATGATCGAGTAACTGGGGGCGAGGGCCGAGACCAGGTTGCCGAGGATGAAGAGCACCATCAGGCCCACGAGCACGTTTTTGCGGGGCAACCGGGTCACGGCGGCGGTGAGCAGGATGGCGCCGACGGCCACGCTCAGGGCGTACCCGGAGATGAGCCAGCCGGCGGCGGCCTCGGTGACGGCGAAGTCGGCGGCCACCTCCGGCAGCAGGCCGGCGATGAAGAAATTCGGTCAGGCCGATCCCGAAACCGCCGAGGGCGAGTGCGATCAATCCAATGGGCATCAAAAATCCTTCAGGTTTCTGGGCGGGTTCTTGCACGTCCGCATGGTGTGCGCAGATAGTTGCAGGCGCGCTATAAATGATTGCATACGCTAGATAAGGGCGCAAGCAACTACATTGCGGGATGGCTGTCGGCTCGGTCCCGCGGGTCGGCTCAGGCGGCGTGCGCCGCACAGGCCGGGGCGGCCAGGGCCACGCAGTCCAGGCACATCACGAGTTGCTCCCGGCAGGACAGGTCCCGGCAATTGAGCATGTTCTTGGTGCCTGCGCCGCAGACCTGGCAGTGCCCGAACACCGCGGCGTGATCGCTGAAGTCCACCGAAATCCGCTGGTCGAACACATACAGGGAGCCGTCCCACAGGCCGTCGTCGCCGTACGCCTCGCCGTAACGCACGATGCCGCCCTCGAGTTGATAGACCTCGCCGAAGCCGCGGTCCTTCATCAGCGACGAGAGCACCTCGCAGCGGATGCCTCCGGTGCAGTAGGTCACCACCGGCTGGCCCTTGAGATGGTCGTACTTGCCGCTGTCGAGCTCGGCCGCGAACTCGCGGGTGTTAGCCACATCCGGCACTACGGCGCCCCGGAACCGGCCGATCTCGGCCTCGAACGCGTTGCGGCCGTCAAAAAACACCACGTCGTCACCGCGTTCGGCGACCAGGGCATGCAGCTCGGCCGGAGCCAGGCGGGTGCCCCCGCCGACGACGCCGCCGGCGTCCACGCTCAGGGACTCCGGTGAGCCGAAGCTCACGATCTCGTCGCGCACCTTGACAACCAGGCGCGGAAAGTCCAGGGTCGCCCCGGCCACATCCAGGCCGGTGCCCTCGCTCCACTTGAAGTCGATCTCGGCGAACGGGGCGTATTGGCGGGTCTTGCGCACGTAGCGCTTGAGCGCGGGCAGGTCGCCGCCCACGGTGCCGTTGAGGCCGTCCTTCGAGATCAGGATACGGCCGCGCAGGCCGAGCGACTCGCAGAGGTCACGCTGCCACAGGCGAATGGCCTCGGGGTCGGCGAGCGGGGTGAAGACGTAGTAGAGCAGGATCTTCGGGATGGCCATCCCCACATTTTATGGCCGGTGCACGCGCGACAGGAGCGGTGCGCCGGGATGCTGCTCCACGTAGGCTGAGTCCACCAGATCGCCACCAGTGCAATGGAGTGTGTATGCCCACGACCGATCCCTTCGCCCGTTTCGGCGAGGTGCCCCTGTTCAGCCTGACCAGTTTGGTGATGACCGACGGCGGCCCGCTGGCTGCCGCCCAGTACGGCGGCGGCGCCGGCGGTGCGGATGTCTCGCCCGACCTGCACTGGAGTGGCTTTCCCGCCGAGACCCGGAGCTTCGCGCTCACGGTGTTCGATCCGGACGCCCCGACCGGGTCCGGATTCTGGCACTGGGCGGTGTTCAACATTCCCGCCGACGTCAACAGCCTGCCCACCGGCGCCGGAGTCCAGAACTCGCCCCTGTTGCCCGCGGGCGCCGTCGTGATGCCGAACGAGGAGCGCCAGCCCACCTTCATCGGTGCCGCCCCGCCGCCCGGAACGGGCACACACCGCTACCAGTTCGTGCTCCACGCCCTGGATGTCGTGGACCTCGGCGTCGACCCCGCCGCGACACCGGCCGTGCTCGGATTCAACGTGCACTTCCACACCCTGGCCCGAGCGGTGCTCGAGGCCACCGGTGTGGCCGGAGGAGCCGCCGCGGCTGCCTAGCCGGCCGGGCTCGCTCCCTCGCCGGCGCCTGCCTGCCTGCCGCAATCTGATGCCGCCGGGTGCCGCGCGCCGCGCACCCCCGGTCGTTCCAGGGGCCGGATGCCGCCGGGCGGGGCAAGGCGCGCGCACCCGGTCGTTCCAGGGGCCGGATGCCGCTGGGCGGGGTAGGCGCCGTTAGGCGGGTGGCGCGCCACCCGCGCAGCGGCGCCTTACCCGCCTAGCGCTGGAGAGCCGGCCCAGAGCGCTCGGTGCGAGCCCACACCGGTTGCAGGCGACCCCGGTCGAGCCCACACCGGCACTGAGGGATTCTCAGGTGATCTCAGGGTGTGACGCCTAACGTCGTCTCGCGGCACAAAACGATGCAAGCGCTACCAACGCCAGATCGGCAGTTCGACGCCGCATCCGGTAGCGCCTCCTCGGCAGTAAGGCACCATGTTCCACACCTCCCCCCAGTCCAGCAACAGCTTCGACCCCGCCGCCGGCCCTGCCGCGAACTCGCACCTCACGCACCGGGAGACCGGTTTGTCCAGGGTGCCGGTCTGGCTCTGGAAAGCCCTCATGACGCGAATCGCGCCGGGGGAACTGCACAAGTTCAACGCCGACCCGATCGACGACGTCGACTACAACTTCGACCTCGACTACGTGGGCGACGGCATCCGCGACCACCGCCTCGACGTCCTCGTGCCGCACGAGCGCCACGACAGCGACAGCCACGACGCTCAGCACGGGCCCGTCGCGGGCTCGAGCAGAGACCCGCTCCCCGTCTACATCTACTTCCACGGCGGCGGCTGGACCTCCGGCGACAAGGCACCGCTCACCAAGTACGCCGCCAGCCAGGCCGTCGAGGGCATGGTGGTCGTCAACGCCAACTACCGCATGGCCACCCGCTTCAAGATCGGCCACATGCTGAGCGACGCCAACGCCGTGCTCACCTGGGTCAAGCGCAACATCCTCGACTACGGCGGTGACGCCACCCGCATCGTCATCGGCGGCGACTCCGCCGGCGGGCACATCGCGGCCCTGCTCACCGCCGCGGCCCACGACGAGGACCTCGCCGCGCACTACAACCTCGACCTGCAGGTCGAGCCAGAGCACCTGCGCGGACTCGTGCAGCACTGCAGCATCGCCGATTTCTCGGTGATGTTCGAGCGCGGATTCGTGCTCAGCCTGAATTTCCTGCGGATGCTGCTGCCCGAGCGCAGCCGCGGCATGTCCCTGCGCGACGCCGCCCGATTCCTCTCGCCCATCGAGTGGCTCGACAAGGGCTTCCCGCCGGTCTTCATCACCACCTCGGAGCGCGACTACTTCTACCGGGCCAATCTCAACTTCATCAAGGCGCTGCGGCGCCGGTCCATCCTGGCCGACACCGTGATCTACGGGCGGCACCGCACCAACACTCGGCACACCTGGCAGCAGGATGCCCGGCACCCCGAATCGCAGGAGGTCTACCGCCGACTGGGTTCATTCGTGCGCACTGTTGCGGCGCTGCCCGCCCAGGCCGCGCACGCGCTGACCGCGACTGCTCCGGGCGAACCCGTCCCGGCCTAGTTCCGGCCGGCTCCCCGGCGGCGCGGCCGGCCTGCGCGCGTGGGCATGGTAGACAAGTTCGGTACCTGCCAGGCCATCCGGGCCGCGCCACCCAAAGGAGCACAGATGAGCCAGGCCGACACGTTCCCGGTGACCGGACTTCCCAAGACCGGGCTGCCCACCCGCGCACTCGTGGTCGGTGACCCGTTCCGGGCCGAGCAGATCTCCCACCAGCTCGACAACGTGCGTGAGGTCGCTCACCAACGCGAGTACCGCTCATTCGTCGGTGACTGGAACGGCACCCCCGTCATCGTCTCCTCGCATGGCGTCGGCGCGCCGGGGGCGATCTGCCTGTTCCAGGAGCTGATGGATGCCGGCGTGGACACCATCATCCGGCTCGGCACCGCCGGCGCCCTGCTTCGCGGTATCGGCGACGGCGACCTGATCATCGCTGAGTCCTGCGTGCGCGACGACGGCGTCACCCACCAGCTTGTGCCGGAGAGCTATCCCGCCGCCGCCAGCGCAGAGGTCGTGATCGCGCTGGCCGACGCGGCCCGGCGGCACGACGCCCCGCACCACCGCGGCGTCGTCTGGACCCGGGCGGCCTTCTACCCGGGCATCATCGACCTCAACCAGGCCGGCTACGTCAAACTCGGCGTGCTCGCCATCGAGATGGAGCTATCCGCCCTGCTGGTGCTCGCCTCCACCCGCGGGGTACGCGCCGGCGGTGGCCTCGTGATCGACGGCGCCACCGCTGACGACCTCGTCGACACCACCGGGTACGACCCGCACCGCACGGTGGTGGCGGATGGCGTCGGCCGCGGCATCGCCGTCACGCTCGACGCCCTCGTGGCCCTGCCGGAGCTCGTCTGATGGCCGCCGAGCCGGTCGACCTGATCCTCACCGCGGATGCCGTGCTCACCGTCGACGCCGCGGGCACCGTCGTCGAGGCCGGCGCCGTCGCCATCCGGGCCGGGGTGATCGTGGGCGTCGGGCCGGCCGTCGACCTGCTTGCCCGCTTCGTGGCAGGGGAGGTGCTCGAGAGCCCTGGCTGCGTGATCGCCCCCGGCTGGGTGAACACCCACACCCACCTGGCCATGAACCTGTTCAGGGGCGCGGCCGACGATGTCACCCTCGAAGTCTTCCTCGAACGCATGATCGGTGCCGAGATGCGCACCCTGAGCGCCGAGACCGTGTCGATCGGCGCCCGCGCCGGCATCGCCGAATGTCTGGCGGGCGGCACCACCACGGCCCTGGACATGTACTGGTTTCCCCGGGCCAGCCGCGCCGTCGCCGCCAAGGCGGGCTTCCGGCTGCTGAACGGCCCGATCTTCATGGGCAATCAAGACCCGGAAGGCCGCGATTTCGCCGGCATGCTCGCCGAGGCACGCGCCATCCTCGCCGACAACCGGGCCGAGACCCCCGACGAGGACCTCTGGGTGATGCCGCACTCCGCGTACCTGCTCGATCGCGGGCAGCTCGAGAGCATCCGCGCGTTGGCCGACGACGTCGGGGCCCGCGTGCACACCCACGCCTCCGAAAGCCACGGCGAGGTGGCGATGGCGACGCAGGTCAACGGTGACCGGCCGGTGGCCGTGCTCGATCAAGCCGGGCTGCTCACCGCCCAGACGGTTCTGGCTCACGCCGTGCACCTCACCGACGGCGAGATCCACCGCATCGCGGCCAGCGGCGCCGCCGTGGCGCACTGCCCGATCTCCAACCTCAAGCTGGGCTGCGGCATCGCCCGGGTGCCCGAACTCCTCGCCGCCGACGCCGCCGTGGCCCTGGGCACCGACGGGGCCGCATCCGCCGGCGCCCTCGACATGTTCGCGGCCGTGCGGATGGCCGCCCTGCTGCACAAGGGCACCACGAACGACCCCACCATGATCAGTGCCGAACGAGCCGTGCGACTCGGCACCGTCGACGGCGCTCGCGCGGTGGGGCTGGCGGATGTGGGTACCATCGAGGCCGGCATGCAGGCCGACCTGCAGGTGGTGCGGGTCGCGACCCTGAACGCGCAGCCCACTCGCGACCCCTGGTCCGCACTGGTTTACGCCGCCACGGCCACCGACGTGCGGCACACCGTTGCGCGGGGCCGGATCGTGCTGCGCGACCGGGTGCTGCAGACCATCGACGAGGACACGGCCCTGCGCGAGCTTTCGGAGGCCGCCGCCCGCTAGGAGGCCGCTGAACAACTTTGGGTGCGGGTGTCGCTTATTTAAGGCGCGCCTGCGGCGGGTCGGCTCTTGGTCGTTAAGACTGGGGTGATGCAGGGTTGTGATGATGGTCAGCGTGAGATTTACGATGTCGATGCCGTAGCGGGGCACTTGCTTCCGCCTGGATCGGTGTTCGCTTTCCTTGCAGCGCACCGTCGGGAGCTGTTTCCCGACGATGCGTTTGCGGACTTGTTTTCCTCGCAGAACGGCCGCCCGTCAATACCGGCGGACGTGATCGCGTCGGTGATGGTGTTGCAAACACTGCACAACCTTTCCGACAGGGAAGCGGCCGAGGCGTTGACGTATGACCTGCGGTGGAAAGCCGCCTGCGGGTTCGCGCTGACTGAAACCTCTTTCCACCCGACCGTGCTGGTCTATTGGCGCAAACGCTTGGCTGCCAGTGACCGGCCGCACCGCATTTTTGAGGCCGTGACCGCGGTCATTGCCCAGTCCGGAGCATTGTCGGGGCGCAAACGCCGGGCGTTGGACTCAACAATTTTGGAGGATGCGGTTGCCCGGCAGGACACCGTCACGCAGCTGGTCGGACAGATCCGCCGTGTTGGCCGGGAGATCCCCGGCGCGGACGTGAGCGTCGCCGGCTTGACCGGCCATGATTACTCCCAGCCGGGCAAGCCCGACATTGCGTGGGACGACCGCGACGCCCGCGACGAGCTCGTCTCCCGCCTGGTCACCGATGCTCTCGCTCTGCTGGGCAGCATCAACGTCCATATCCTCAACAAGAAGCAGCAGGAAACCGTCGCGCTGCTTGCCTTGGTCGCCGGCCAAGACGTGGAACCCGCCGACGGGTCCGACGGGACCGACGGGCGGTGGCGGATCGCCCGCCGGGTCGCTCCCGACCGGGTGATTTCCACCGTCGATCCTGATGCCCGCCATGCGCACAAGAGCCGCCAGAAAAAGATCGACGGCTATAAAGCCCACGTCAACGCGGAGCCCGACACCGGGTTGGTGACGGCGGCAATGCTCACGAAAGCCTCTGGTTCGCAAAACAGCGACGCGGCTCGCGGCGGCGAGCTGCTCGCGGCCGACGTCAGCATCGGTGAGCAAAACATTGACGTGCTGGGTGATTCGGCCTATGGCAGCGGCGGGCTCCTGACCGAGATTCATGCCGCTGGGCACCGGCCGATCATCAAGCCGATGCCGCTGGGCCGAGCCGTTCCGGGCGGATTCACCATCGATGACTTCACCGTGGATGAAACCCTGCAGACCGTGACCTGCCCGGCCGGGAACGTCCGGTCGCTCAGCCCGAAACGACGGGCCAGTTTTGGTAGTTCGTGCCAGGCCTGCCCGCTGATGGCGCAGTGCACCACCGCGAAGTCCGGCAAGAAGATGCAGATTCATCCGCTGGATCAGGTTCGCCGGGAGCACCGCGTCACCGCTCAGGACCCGGACTTTCAAGCCCTTTATCGCCAGCACCGTCCAATGATTGAACGGACGCTGGCGTGGATGACGCGCGGGGCCCGGCGGGTCCGCTACCGCGGCGTTGCCAAGAACAATGCGGGGTGGGTGATCCGTGCTGCCGCGATCAATCTCAAACGGCTCCTCAACCTCGGTTTGACCAGCCAGAACGGGGTTTGGGCCCTTGGATAACACCCCGACGCACGAGGACCACCTCGGCGCACGGTCCCAGGCGGCAGAGCCGCCCACTACGGCCCCATCGATCAGCCCCGACGCGAGATCCCACCATCGTGGCCGATCGCTCAGTCGACCGCACAACGCCCCACAGCGGAGCAAAAAAACACTCTAAGAACTCGCCGAGGCAACTGGACCCCTAATATTCAGCGCCCTCCTAGCATCATCGGGTGCACATGTTCTTCCGAACCCTGCTTCACACTCTGCTGTCACGCTTCGGTCCGCGCCTCGGGCACTACGACGTCGCCCGCACGCGGTTCATCACGCTGCCCACCGACCAGGACACCCTGCGGCACATGAACAACGGCGTTTACCTGTCGATCATGGACATCGCCAGATTCGACATGCTGCACCGCACCGGCATCTGGGCGATCTTCCAGGCCAAGGGCTGGTATCCGGTCGTGGTGGCCGAGACCATCAGCTTCCGCAAGTCGCTCACCCTCGGCCAGCGGTTCACCGTGGAGTCTCGCATCCTGGGCTTCGACGACAAGGCCGTCTACGTCGAGCAGCGCTTTGTGCGACCCGTCGAAGGCCCGGATGCAACGCCCGGCGAGGTCGAGGTCTACGCCCGCGGCTTCATCCGGGGCCGGTTTCTCAAGCGCACGGGCGGCGTGGTCACCATCGACGAACTCACGGATGCCGTCGGTGCCGTGCCCGACGAAGTGACCGTTCCGAATTGGCTGCTCGAATGGAGCGCCGACGTGGCAATGCC encodes the following:
- a CDS encoding nucleoside phosphorylase; this encodes MSQADTFPVTGLPKTGLPTRALVVGDPFRAEQISHQLDNVREVAHQREYRSFVGDWNGTPVIVSSHGVGAPGAICLFQELMDAGVDTIIRLGTAGALLRGIGDGDLIIAESCVRDDGVTHQLVPESYPAAASAEVVIALADAARRHDAPHHRGVVWTRAAFYPGIIDLNQAGYVKLGVLAIEMELSALLVLASTRGVRAGGGLVIDGATADDLVDTTGYDPHRTVVADGVGRGIAVTLDALVALPELV
- a CDS encoding amidohydrolase family protein codes for the protein MAAEPVDLILTADAVLTVDAAGTVVEAGAVAIRAGVIVGVGPAVDLLARFVAGEVLESPGCVIAPGWVNTHTHLAMNLFRGAADDVTLEVFLERMIGAEMRTLSAETVSIGARAGIAECLAGGTTTALDMYWFPRASRAVAAKAGFRLLNGPIFMGNQDPEGRDFAGMLAEARAILADNRAETPDEDLWVMPHSAYLLDRGQLESIRALADDVGARVHTHASESHGEVAMATQVNGDRPVAVLDQAGLLTAQTVLAHAVHLTDGEIHRIAASGAAVAHCPISNLKLGCGIARVPELLAADAAVALGTDGAASAGALDMFAAVRMAALLHKGTTNDPTMISAERAVRLGTVDGARAVGLADVGTIEAGMQADLQVVRVATLNAQPTRDPWSALVYAATATDVRHTVARGRIVLRDRVLQTIDEDTALRELSEAAAR
- a CDS encoding thioesterase family protein; this encodes MHMFFRTLLHTLLSRFGPRLGHYDVARTRFITLPTDQDTLRHMNNGVYLSIMDIARFDMLHRTGIWAIFQAKGWYPVVVAETISFRKSLTLGQRFTVESRILGFDDKAVYVEQRFVRPVEGPDATPGEVEVYARGFIRGRFLKRTGGVVTIDELTDAVGAVPDEVTVPNWLLEWSADVAMPATRAPAPSVWE
- a CDS encoding alpha/beta hydrolase; this encodes MFHTSPQSSNSFDPAAGPAANSHLTHRETGLSRVPVWLWKALMTRIAPGELHKFNADPIDDVDYNFDLDYVGDGIRDHRLDVLVPHERHDSDSHDAQHGPVAGSSRDPLPVYIYFHGGGWTSGDKAPLTKYAASQAVEGMVVVNANYRMATRFKIGHMLSDANAVLTWVKRNILDYGGDATRIVIGGDSAGGHIAALLTAAAHDEDLAAHYNLDLQVEPEHLRGLVQHCSIADFSVMFERGFVLSLNFLRMLLPERSRGMSLRDAARFLSPIEWLDKGFPPVFITTSERDYFYRANLNFIKALRRRSILADTVIYGRHRTNTRHTWQQDARHPESQEVYRRLGSFVRTVAALPAQAAHALTATAPGEPVPA
- a CDS encoding rhodanese-related sulfurtransferase; translation: MAIPKILLYYVFTPLADPEAIRLWQRDLCESLGLRGRILISKDGLNGTVGGDLPALKRYVRKTRQYAPFAEIDFKWSEGTGLDVAGATLDFPRLVVKVRDEIVSFGSPESLSVDAGGVVGGGTRLAPAELHALVAERGDDVVFFDGRNAFEAEIGRFRGAVVPDVANTREFAAELDSGKYDHLKGQPVVTYCTGGIRCEVLSSLMKDRGFGEVYQLEGGIVRYGEAYGDDGLWDGSLYVFDQRISVDFSDHAAVFGHCQVCGAGTKNMLNCRDLSCREQLVMCLDCVALAAPACAAHAA
- a CDS encoding cysteine desulfurase-like protein, which encodes MTYDVESIRAHFPALSAGTVHFDSPGGTQTPRSVGQAILDTLTGPLSIRGRRSLSERNADDAVTGFRSAMADLLGADPLGIVYGRSATQLTYDFSRHLARDWGPGDEIVVSRLDHDANIRPWLQAAGHAGATVVWADFDPATGELPAAAVAAVLTDRTRLVAVTAASNLIGTRPPIAEIAAVVHRAGALLFVDGVHYVPHAYVDLAALGADFFVCSPYKFFGPHCGVLAADPARLAGIHPDKLLPSTDAVPERFELGTLPYETLAGVIAAVDFLAGLGELATGVAPRPSVSRRERLRTSLRLAEAHEDALRGRLETGLAALPGVTVYSRSAERTPTVLVGFAHRPAADATEFLFERGILAPSGSFYALEASRHLGLGETGALRIGLAPYSTDGEIDALLAAVTEFAPR
- a CDS encoding YbhB/YbcL family Raf kinase inhibitor-like protein, with translation MPTTDPFARFGEVPLFSLTSLVMTDGGPLAAAQYGGGAGGADVSPDLHWSGFPAETRSFALTVFDPDAPTGSGFWHWAVFNIPADVNSLPTGAGVQNSPLLPAGAVVMPNEERQPTFIGAAPPPGTGTHRYQFVLHALDVVDLGVDPAATPAVLGFNVHFHTLARAVLEATGVAGGAAAAA
- a CDS encoding IS1182 family transposase — protein: MQGCDDGQREIYDVDAVAGHLLPPGSVFAFLAAHRRELFPDDAFADLFSSQNGRPSIPADVIASVMVLQTLHNLSDREAAEALTYDLRWKAACGFALTETSFHPTVLVYWRKRLAASDRPHRIFEAVTAVIAQSGALSGRKRRALDSTILEDAVARQDTVTQLVGQIRRVGREIPGADVSVAGLTGHDYSQPGKPDIAWDDRDARDELVSRLVTDALALLGSINVHILNKKQQETVALLALVAGQDVEPADGSDGTDGRWRIARRVAPDRVISTVDPDARHAHKSRQKKIDGYKAHVNAEPDTGLVTAAMLTKASGSQNSDAARGGELLAADVSIGEQNIDVLGDSAYGSGGLLTEIHAAGHRPIIKPMPLGRAVPGGFTIDDFTVDETLQTVTCPAGNVRSLSPKRRASFGSSCQACPLMAQCTTAKSGKKMQIHPLDQVRREHRVTAQDPDFQALYRQHRPMIERTLAWMTRGARRVRYRGVAKNNAGWVIRAAAINLKRLLNLGLTSQNGVWALG
- a CDS encoding LssY C-terminal domain-containing protein — its product is MPEIAAGPSGRRRVSPGAVVDSFFFVLAGFASVWLAVLLATESLALGWGLLWFAVLFWALLAYLVLPRLHRILTRLYVPDYFIGRTRTSDGLLGDPVNLAVTGSAEQLHAALAAAGWIRADDVTLASSWRIVTATVRRRSYLQAPVSPLLLFERVQDFAYQQEVADNPAKRHHVRFWRCPDGWMLPGGHRVDWLAAGTFDRSVGLSLFTLQVTHKIDEHTDIDRDHIVASIRQAAPETRIVLLRDFATGYHSRNGGGDSIQTDGDLPVIDLRGMPPAGDRTGEPEPGTPARGEPGAVIELTGLS